The region GGATAGACGAAAAACCCATCAACCTTGAGGCTACCTACACCATCGCGCTTCTGGACTTCTTAGCAACAGGTGGCGATGGATACACCATGTTTAAAAAGCCCATCATTCAAACCTTTAGTAAAGAGGCTGATGCCTTCACGTCCTATATCCGCAATGGATCTGAAGAGATCTTTACACGTGTTACCCAGCCACGTAGCTGGTCTGCCCAATAGTTCATACGCTCTATCCTCCGCGCTAGGCGGATAGAGCTTTACAAAGCGCGCTAAATATGCTATCATGGGCGCATTATCAACATCAAATAGGAGTTCGTCATATGCTAGAAAATCCTCCTCATATTCTTCCTAACATCGCTTGAATATATTCCATTTCTATATTAATTTCTATACAAGAGACCTCTTGCTGTTACACAATATTTGGTTGATATACTCTAAAATAAAGCAGGTTAGCTTCCCATGAGATACATATTTTTTTCTTTGCTATTACTTACACTTTTGATTAGTTGCCCAAAAACCAAGGAGCCAAAAATCCATGAGCTTCACATTCTAAGCACGGGCGACACTTATGGTTATATGCTCTTAGATCAGCAACAAAATATTCACTATGATCAACTCCTTGCCTATAAACTTGCACTAGAAGAGCAAGGGCATCAGGTTATCCTCCTAGACTCAGGCAATACCATTCAGGGCTCTCTGTTCACCAACATGAAAAAAGGCGAGACCACCATCGAGGTGATGAATATGGTAGGTTATGATGCCATCAATGTCGGCTACCACGATATGATCTTTGGCGATCAGCAATGGCGTAATCTTCATCAAATTGCCTCCTTTCCGATCCTTAGCAGTAACTTAATCTGGAATGAAGATCCGATCACCTTACCCTATACGATGTTTACTGTCGATCAGTTAAAGATCGCTGTGGTGGGATTAACCTCCCCCCGCGTTGTAGAGATCAACCAACATCAGCTTAGTGAATCTCGCATCATTGATCCCTTTGCGCACATTACCTCTCAACTAGAAGAGCTTAGTACCCAAGCCGATCATATCATCCTCATGACCAGTTTGGGCGAAAATTCCAGCGAAATGGCAAGTCGCATTATTACCCTCTTTCCTGATATCCTACTCATCATCGATAGCGATCACATTCTCCTTGATTCCGATGGGGAGATTGTACAAAATTCCTTGATTATCAATAATGTGCGCTATGCAAAGTCGATGAACCACACCACACTAACCATCCAAGATAATCAAATTCTCACCGTGCATAACAAGCGCTTAACTACCGAAGATTTACACCTCAACGAAGCGCAACAACAGCATCCGGCTGTGCAAGAAGTGCGCGCACTCATGCAACGCTTACGTGCCGAAGCAGAAGCGCTCACCCAAGAGACGATCATCCTCCTTCCTCAACGACTCAATGGCGAAAAAGAGAGCGTGCGCACACGTCAAACGCTCCTAGGTAGCATAATCACTGACAGTTTTCGTCTCATGAGCAACGCCGATATCGCCTTTATTAATGGTGGAGCCATCCGTGCATCCCTCCCCAAAGGCGAGATCAGCTATGCCAATATTTTCAATGTGATGCCTTTTGACAACTCCATTATTATTATCACCTTGACTGGCCAGCAAATTAAAGAGGCACTAGAGCACAGTGTTAGCCAATTACCCGAGGATTTTAGCGGGCTTCTCCATGTTTCTGGTCTCACATATAATTATATAGTTACTCCTGAAGGTAACAGCGTCTTAGACATTTGGTTCCATCAGCGCCCGCTCAATCTTACCAAAAACTACAAAGTTGCTATCACGACCTTCTTGCATCAAGGCGGCGACGGTTTTAGCGTCTTTGAACAACCCATTGAAGAGGAGATCGACAAAGATATCAATCTCTTCACCTCTTATATCTCTAGCTATCCCTACGACACGATCTACAACACTGCGCTTCTGCCTCGCGCGCTACGCTTACTAGAGACAAAATCCTAAAAGGATCGACCATTATCGCTATGAAAGCATCCCAAAAACAACATATTCGGCAGTGGTCGATAGAGCGACAAAAAGAGCGTTGGGCTAAGCGTCCAGCGCTTCTCTATCCCGATAATCTCCCTATTCTCCAGATAAAAGAAGAGATTCTTGCTCAGCTTAAAACACATCAAGTACTCATCATCGCTGCCGAGACCGGTAGTGGTAAGAGCACCCAACTACCCAAAATTCTTTTAGAGGCGGGCATGGGCAAGCATGGGAAAATTGCGTGTATTCAACCTAGACGTATCGCCACCACTTCCATCGCCAAACGTATTGCGTATGAGCTCAAAGAAAATCTTGGGCAGAGTGTAGGCTATCGTATTCGCTTTGATGACAAGAGCCATCCGCAGACTTTTATCCAAGTGATGACCGACGGGATGCTTCTCTCCGAGATCCATCACGATCACCACCTCTTGGAGTACGATGCCGTCATTGTCGACGAGGCACACGAACGTAGCCTCAACATCGATCTCCTCTTAGGATTACTCAAAAAGATCCTTGTACACCGCCCTCACTTCAAGATTCTCATCGCATCGGCAACCATCGACACCGAGCGCTTTTCAACATTTTTTCACCAAGCACCTATCCTCTTAGCCAAAGGCCGCCACTACGTAGTAGAAATTCGCTACCAAGAACCCACCCACAAAGAAGAAGATATCTTAGAGCAAGCCCTGCGCGCCTTAGAGAGCATCGCATTGGAATCTACCAGTGATGATGTCTTGATCTTTTTGCCTACGGAAGATTTTATTAAAAATTTTATCGAGCTAGCAAAAAAAGCATCCAGCAAAGAAAAACGCACCTTCTTACCGCTCTATGCGCGCCTAAGCCAGAGCGAACAGCAACTCATCTTTGAGCATGTCGAAGGGCGTAAGGTCATCGTGGCTACCAACATTGCCGAGACCTCGATTACACTGCCTAATATCCGTTATGTTATCGACGCGGGACTGGCGCGTATCAACCAATACTCCGCCCAATCACGTATCCAAAACCTCCCCATTGTGCCGATCAGTCAGGCCTCTGCCAACCAGCGCGCCGGACGTTGTGGTCGTGTAAGTAACGGTATTTGTATTCGGCTCTACAGCGAAGAGGATTTTCATAGTCGTGCGCCCCACACCGAACCCGAAATCAAACGGGCTAATCTTGCCGAAACCATCTTGCGTATGATGGCGATGCACATCAAAGAACCCGAAGCATTCGAATTTATCGATCAACCGCAACAGCGTCTCTTTAACGAGGGCTTTAAAACCCTATTTGAACTTCAAGCGATTCCGTCCCTTAAAAAATCGCAACGCAAATTGACTCCCCTTGGGCGTGCCATGAGCCATCTCCCCCTCGATCCGCGCCTAGCGCGCATGCTCATCGCCGCCGATGAAGAGGGCGCGCTAGAAGAAGTTACCATCATCGCCGCCGCCCTCTCGGTGATGGATCTGCGTAGTGTCCCCGAAGATAAACGTGAGGTAGCTAAAGCCATCCACCAAACATTCCATCAGAGTGCTAGCGATCTCCTGTGGTACCTTCAATTATACGATAAAGCCATTGAACGTAAAGTGATAAGCCAGAATCAACTCAAACGCTTCTGCCAAGAACAGTACCTGCATCCCATGCGCGTCAATGAGTGGCTCTCGCTCACCGAGCAGATCCGAAACCTCATGCAAGAACGTGGCTACAAGCCCTCGGCTGTGGGCAAAGAGCGCCCTTGGCAAGGCGCCACCAAAGAGAGATTCCCCATCGGGTATATTGCAATCCATCGAGCTATCTTAACGGGTTACTTGAGTCAAATCGGTGTCTATCAACCTGCTGAGGAGAAGCAAACCTACAAGAAAAATCAAAAGGATCGCCCTAAAAAACAAGCGCACTACCTTGATATGCGCATGCAAGAATTCTCTCTCTTCCCGACAAGCTCCCTGCTTAGTCAAGGCTGGCAATGGGTCTTTGCCACCAAGATGTGGCGAACCTCGCGCCTCTTTGCCCGCGAAGTTGCCAGCATCGATCCCCAATGGCTGGAGGATCTTGCCAAGCACCTCATCCAAAAGCGCGCAAGCTTACCTGTCTATAGCGAGAAGAGCCAAGAGGTTGTCTGCACCGAGACCCACTACCTCTACTCCTACCCTATCGCGCAATACCCGAATCGAAGCTATCTTGCCTACAATCCAGAACAGGCAACGCTCCTATTTGTTACCCAAGCGCTCACCCAGCCCGAAATGATTACCACGCTCTTAGAGGAAGAGCTATTTGCCTTTTTACGCCACAATGTCGCACTTCAAGAGAGCCTTGCCACTAGCCAAGCCAAGCTTCGCCGAGAGACCATTCTTCTGGATAAAGAGGCAATTGTGCAATTTTATCTGCCTAAAATGAAGGGCATTGCTAGCGTCGTGGCGCTACGCAAAAAGCTTCAACAAGATTTAGCGTGGGAGGCGAGTCTCTACCTCAAAGAGAGCGATTTGGCGATCGATCCCGATCTCCTTGCCGAACTCCAAGCCTATCCCAGCCAAGTGATCGTAGAGGAGCAGGCGATCGTCATGGAGTATCGCTTTGCCCCCAACCAGCCCACCGATGGCGTTACTGCGATCCTCACCCCCAAGCAAGTCGCGGAGCTTACCGATATGGATGCCCTCCTTTGGCAACCAATGGGTCTCTTTGTGGAGAAAATCACCGCGATGATCAAAGCACTCCCCAAGCCCTCACGCATCAAACTCCACCCCACCGCGCAGAGCGTAAAGACCATCCACCAATCGATGCCTAAAAATGGCAATCTCTTTACCCAGCTTCAACATTTTTGTCAAGAAGCCTTCCATGTGCAGATCTCCAAAGAGCTTTGGCAAGAGGCTTATGGCAAGATAGAAGATCGTCTCAAGATGCATTATGCTGTGCGCCACACTCCCAACGAAGAGGACGATCTCGCTCGCGCAGAAGAGCTGGGCAGTTTAAAAAAACTCTCCTTTTCTCAAGCTAAAGCCCAAGATTTCGCGCAACTTGCCAAGCGCTGGCATCAAGAGAATTTGCAAACCTGGCCGACCCATCACCCCACCATCCCACCCGTGATTGCCGTAACCAACAGCGCGGGCGAGGTCTACGGACAAGCCTATCCAGCGCTCTTTTATCATGATAACACCGAGCAAATCTCTCTTAAGCTCTTTGAGGATCGTCCAAGTGCCGAGAATGCGCACCTTGCCGGCATCGAAGCGCTCGTGCTAAAGCTCCTAAAAAGTGAACTATCTGCCCTAAAGAAGAATTTTCAGCTCAAAGAACGCCACCCCCACTTGGGCTATTGGGCGAGTTACAAAGAGGCAAATCGTCTCTTTGAGAACTACACGCGCATGCAATACGTTCGTCTAGGTGCGATTCGCACCCAACAAGCCTTTGAGGCGCTTGATAGCGCAACTGCCCGTCAAGCGCTCTGGCAAGATGTGGCACAAGATTTTACCGCCTTTACCACCTCGTTGGAGCTATACCATGAGGCAAGAGAGAAGCTTTCTCGCGCCAAGAGCAAAGGCAATTCCCTACCTGATCTGGAGAGATTAGAACAAAATCTTGCATTTTTAGCCGGAAAGTCCGCTTGGTTGTGGATGTCGCAAGCCAAAGTGCGTCGGCTACCCCAGCTCCTCAAAATTTGGCATCTAAGATTCGATCGTGCCCTCGCAAACCTACCCAAAGATCGCGAAAAAGCCCTGCCCTTCGCCCCCTATCACCAAAAAATTCATCACTATAGCACGATTAATCCTAGCCACATCCAAATCGAACTCCTCAAGCAACTAAGCCACATTCTCTACGAAGTGGAGCTCAAACAGCTCCTGCCCGAGAGCAAAAATTTGCTTTTTTCAAAAAAAGAGCTCGAAGAAATTGCAATTATGTTGTAACATTACTCCATAGTAGCCGATATATCTTATATGAATAGGTTCATTTTGCGTAGTATTACTGCTATGGTCGCCATGGCAACCCTTGTGAGTGCATTCACTGGTAGTCGCTGGGACGATGAAAGTGTCGTCATCTATCGTTCGCCCGATCCACTGCGTTATGGCGTGGCACCCGACCCACAGCAACAGGCGATGCGCGACCTTCACGACTTTGGCTTAGGTCTCTCCCACCTCGTCTTACAGTACGAAGAGTCGGGCTTTCTCACCGCCACCCTCATGGAGGAAGAACGTATCGCCCAACTCGAAGCGCTCTTTGCCGAACAACCCACCGCCAAAGCCAGTCACTCGCCCCTCAAATTCGAGGGCTTCTACAGTGCTATCACCTTCGACGAACACGAACTCTACCGCATCACTGAGCGCATTCATTATAATCGCTTCAACCACCAAGTGGCCACCCGCCTCGAACATCCTCACTACCTCTATCACAACCAAAAGAGTGGCATTACCGTCGAATTTAGCATTGAACCCACGCCCATCGATCTGCTTTTAACCATTAGAAATGAGATACGTGATCTCGCGCTATCTCTACAAAAAAACCCTATACCCGAAACACGTGATCAATTAGATTTACTAGAAAAATCCTATAAATTATATGAAAACGGTCATGTCTTACGTATCCATCAGAGCAATCGGTTAGCCTCGCAAGGCTACAGCCAGATGGAGGACGTAATGTTTGTTGCCACGCTTTTGGGCGCCAGGGAACAAGCATGGGCAGGGATTCCCCATGGCAATGACTATCTAGCCCATGTCATTTCTTCTTTACAAAGCCATCCTAAGATGGCGATCTTCTTAAATTCTTTGAACTAAACGGAGCAACAGCATGCATACTCACTACGATTTTGCCCTACGCGGACGCATTTTTACCTTTCGCGCCAATCCTTTTACCGTTGGCGACGAAGCTTCTTATCACTACTACGAGGATGGCGTACTACTCATTAAGCTAGATAAGATTGTTGATGTAGGTAGCTACCAAGATTTTGAATTATTAGAGCAAAAGGTTATCCAATTTGATAAAAATTATATCATTATGCCTAGCTTCATCGATAGCCACTTGCACTATCCCCAGTGGGAGGCGATTGGTGGATTTGGCGAAGATCTCCTTCAATGGCTCGACAAATACGCCTTTAAGGCCGAGGCAAAGTATCACGATATTAATTATGCGAAAGCGCAAGCTAAGCAATTTCTTCTCAACCTGATCGACAATGGCATTACCGCGGCCGGTGTTTACTGTAGTAGCCACCCCGAGAGTGTCGAGGCACTCTTTGAGGCTGCCGATGAGGCGAATTTGCATATCACCGCCGGACAAGTTTGGATGGATCGCCATGCCCCAAAGAGCATCATTCGCCCGGCTAAGCAGAGCTACGACGAGACGCTTGCCCTTATCGAGAAGTGGCATAATCACGGCAACTTACGCTACGCGCTAACACCGCGCTTTCCTATCACCAGTAGTGAGGAACAATTAGAGTTAGCACAGGCACTTGTAAAGAAATATCCTGATCTGACGATTCAGTCGCACATCGACGAGAATAGCCAAGAAGTCGCCAAGACGCTCGAACTCTTCCCCAAGGCTAAGAGCTATGCCGATATCTTTGATCAATATAATCTGCTCACGCCAAGAACGGTTTTGGGACACGGCAACCTCCTCTCCGAGGAAGAGATTAACCTCCTTGCTGACCGAAAGAGCTCTATCGCGCACTGCCCTAGCTCAAACGAATTCTTAGGCAATACCCCGTTGAACCTCTTTGGCTTACAGTGCCAACGCCCCGATCTTAACATATCCCTTGCCAGCGACATTGGTGCAGGAACATCGCTCTGCCCATGGCATACCATGGCAGCCGCCTATCGTGCTAGCCGTAGCCATCGCCACGCATTGAGCCCGATTAAAGCTTTGTATCTCCATACCTTAGGTGGAGCCGAGAGCCTCTCTATCGATCAGATAACAGGTAAATTCGCACCGGGCTATCAAGCCGATATCGCTATTATTAACACTCACGCCACCCGCGCCCTTAGCCAACGCATGCAGACAGTGGAGAACCTTGACGAAGAGTTCTTTGTCTTGATGACTTTAGGCGAGGCCAGCACCATCGATCGGCTCTACGTCTCGGGGGTAAAATTAAAATAAGCATGGCTACAATGCGTTATCTTCAGCTACTTCTCCTCACTGCCCTCTTGCTTGGCTGTAAAGAAGCACCAAACAATGAGGTCTCTACAAGCGACGAACCGCCTGCATTAATGGAAGGACAAGCGCTCCCTGTCCCTACGGTAGAGGCTATGCCCCCTATCCCCGAAAATAAGGTAGCAATGGAATTCTTTTCGGCAAGTGAAACGCCCTCAAGGTGGTTTAAAAGCAGCCTACACTATCTCAATCAAACCAACACACTCCCCGAAAATCGCGACCATCAACTACTCCCAAGTTGGCTACGGATAGGCGAACGCTCTCTAGCCAGCGTGATGGCAGAGCTGAAAGAGCTTACCCCCATCGTCTATATTAGTGAGGAGGCTACACCCGATCCGCGCGACACGCTACGTGTGGCAACCCTAAGAGAAAACCCCGATATCGCCATCTCCAACCCCACCGTTCTCCCAAATTCGCCACAAGAACTTGCATTGTATAGCCGTAATTTTATCGAGTTAGATCGCCTCGACAGGGAGGAACCCATAGAAGCAATGGGTGGCTTTGACTGGACGCACTGGGCAGTGGCCTATCTGCATAACCGCCCTATCATCTACGAGTATCGCACCAAGATGCTCGGCGTAATGGGGAGGATACGGCTAGAATTTCATGGCGACTACCTCAACACCCTTATCTTTATCCCCGATACCTACCAGCGCCTAGATCTAAGTCAGCAGGGGCTACCCGTCTTGGCAAATTTTGACGAAGCCAAAACCTTGCGCGATCTCTTTACCACCTACGACGTTACCGGTACGCTAAAAATTCAGCGCTCGTTATCCAACTTACTCACCATACATTATCATCAAGATATCCTCTGGCACGGCATTCCCCTCACCGTAAATTATAACACGGCAAGCGATAGCTTCGACCACCCCACCATCGAAGAGGCGCGTATCACCTCTGCAACCATCTTTAACTTTGACGATACCAGCGAAGATCAATTTTTAGCATTGCTCAAAGAGAAGACTCCGCTAACCGATACGCAAAAGGCATGGATTTATGCTTTTTACACCGATGCTTTTGCGCAAGATGCCTACTATGATCAGGAGTTTGTTAGCAAATTCTTTACTATCATTGATGATCGTTACGTTGTCTTCCATCAAGGATTTGGCATGACAAGAGAACATATCTTAGTAGTACGTAAAGATGATTTTAACTTTGGCGGAGGGATTTTACATAACTTTCAGTAACTACCACTTTTTGCGGTAGCTGGTGCTCTCTTCTAGCACTTTTACGTAGCTTTGGTAACGGGTTAGGGCGATTGTGCCTTGCTCCACCCCGTCTTTTACGGCGCACTCCTGTTCATCGAGATGTTGACAATTGCTAAAGGGGCAGTGGTGCGCTAGCTCTTGGATCTCGGGCATCGCCAAGACGAGCTCTTCTTGCGAGGGAACAAAGGGCGTAAAGTCGCGCATACCGGGGGTATCCACCCAGTAACCACCGTTGCTTTTGGGCAGGAAGGTCGCGAAGTTGGTGGTGTGGTTCCCACGATTCCACTTGCGGTTGACGGCCGCCGTCTCTTGTTGGATATTTGGCTCTAACGCGTTGAGAAGCGTACTCTTACCCACGCCGCTTGCGCCCCAGAGTCCGACCAATTTATCTTTGGCGAGCGCGCGTAATTGCTCTAACCCGTCGCCATGCAGTGCCGAAGCAAGCACAAGGGTATAGCCAAGATTTTGGTATAACGCGAGGTATTCGCTTAAATGTTCGATGCCCTCGTCGATTTTATTAATCACGATAACAGGTTCAACCCCGCCTTCTTCCGCAGCGATGAGCAGACGATCGAGGAAGCGCACATGAAATTCAGGCGATTTTGACGCCAACACACAGAAGACTAAATCGATATTCGCACAGAAGGTTTGGGGTTTGTTCTGCTTCCAATTAAACCGCTGAAGCGCATTAGTACGTTCGATACGTCGGATAATGAGGAGATCCTTATCCAGCTCCACCCAATCACCGGGAGCGAGGGGATTATATTCGTCGACACCTTGCAGGCGCTTACCCTTAATCTGCACGTGGCGCAACGCCTCTTCACCCTCAAGTTGCACGCCAAAGCGCCCTGCACGTCCATAAAAGAGTCTGGCTTTCATTTTAACACGATCTCCTTATGAAAAAAGAACTTAGCCATCATCGTAACCCCTGCTGTAAAAGATAGGCCTGCACGGTATTGTACATCAACATCGCCACGGTGATAGGGCCAACGCCTTTGGGCACGGGACTCTTCGCCTTACAGATAGCTTGCGGGTCGACATCGCCCACCCAATAGCGCTTGCCTTGCGCGTCGGTCATGGGTACGGTACCCACATCGATCACCACCGCATCCGTAGAGAGCCACTCTTTGGGGATAATCGGCTTGCCCACGGCGCTAATAATCAGGGTATGCTGACGCACCAACGGTTCAAGGTTCGTTGTTTTGCTGTGCGCTAGGGTAACCGTAGAGTCGATACCGGGGCGAGAGAGCATCAGCGCTAAGGGCGTACCGACGATCGAACTGCGCCCAATAACCAAGATATTTGTTGTTGTTTTAATTTGATAAAAATTGAGCATGCGCATAATCCCCGCCGGTGTGCAAGGTTTAAGCACAGCTTGATCAGATATCAATTTACCCACATTGAGCGGGTGAAACCCATCCACATCTTTATAGGGATCAATCCAACTAATCGCTTGATCAAAAGGCAAATGTTTGGGTAGGGGTGCTTGCAGCAAAATGCCATGCACATCGGGATTCTCATTTAACCTGCGGATCTGCGTCTCCAACTCCTTAGATGAAATATCTTCAGCTAGCTCTAGTACCTGTGCGATAATGCCCAGACGCTCCGAAGCCTTGGTCTTATTACGCACATACAAGGCACTGGCCGGATCACGACCCACCACGACGATGGTCAAACCAATAGCGACATCGTTTAATTGATGCCGATCCTTCAAGAGAGCGATATCATCCTCAATTTGTTGCGCAACAGGTGCGCCATAAAGCAGTTGCATGCTCTCTAGTGTACACGATTATCCCGAAAAAGGGAAGATCTTTGTCGAATTTACGGTGATTTTTGGCTAAATAAGAGAAAAACTCTTGCAACAATAAGGAGATATTGGCTATAATAGAATCACTAGATAGCTAATATCATTAGCTGGACAAAGGAGTTTTACGTGATCACTATTGAAAATTTAGTCTTTACTTTTGGACAACGCGTCCTCTTTAAAGATGTCAATTTAAAGTTTCTTCCGGGTGGCTGTTATGGCGTGATTGGTGCCAACGGATCGGGAAAATCGACCTTTCTCAAGGTGCTAGCTGGCGACCTCGATCATGACAAAGGCAGCATCAACTTCGCCAAAGATCAACGTATCTCCGTGCTCAAGCAAGACCACTTCGCCTTCGATGCATACACCGCGTTGGAGACCGTTATTATGGGTAATCAGGCGCTCTACGCTATCATGAAAGAGCGCGATGCCATCTACGCCAAAGAGGAGATGAGCGATGAAGATGGAATTCGCGCCGGTGAACTTGAAGATACCTTCGCCCAAATGGGTGGCTGGGAGGCCGAAAGCGATGCCCACACCCTGCTTAACGGACTAGGGCTTGCCGAACAAGATCACGAGAAGATGATGGGTGATCTCGACGATAGCCGTAAAGTGCGCGCCCTTCTTGCGCAGGCACTCTTTGGCGATCCCGATATCCTTATTCTGGATGAGCCCACCAACGGTTTAGACCTCGAGAGTATCAGCTGGCTTGAAGAATTCCTTATCAAATTTGAAAATATTGTTATCGTTGTTAGCCACGATCGCCACTTCCTCAACAAGGTTTGTACCCACATTGTCGATATCGATTTCGGCGAGATGAAGCTCTTTACAGGTAATTACGACTTCTGGTATCAGACCAA is a window of Entomospira culicis DNA encoding:
- a CDS encoding bifunctional metallophosphatase/5'-nucleotidase, with amino-acid sequence MLLDQQQNIHYDQLLAYKLALEEQGHQVILLDSGNTIQGSLFTNMKKGETTIEVMNMVGYDAINVGYHDMIFGDQQWRNLHQIASFPILSSNLIWNEDPITLPYTMFTVDQLKIAVVGLTSPRVVEINQHQLSESRIIDPFAHITSQLEELSTQADHIILMTSLGENSSEMASRIITLFPDILLIIDSDHILLDSDGEIVQNSLIINNVRYAKSMNHTTLTIQDNQILTVHNKRLTTEDLHLNEAQQQHPAVQEVRALMQRLRAEAEALTQETIILLPQRLNGEKESVRTRQTLLGSIITDSFRLMSNADIAFINGGAIRASLPKGEISYANIFNVMPFDNSIIIITLTGQQIKEALEHSVSQLPEDFSGLLHVSGLTYNYIVTPEGNSVLDIWFHQRPLNLTKNYKVAITTFLHQGGDGFSVFEQPIEEEIDKDINLFTSYISSYPYDTIYNTALLPRALRLLETKS
- the hrpA gene encoding ATP-dependent RNA helicase HrpA, which produces MKASQKQHIRQWSIERQKERWAKRPALLYPDNLPILQIKEEILAQLKTHQVLIIAAETGSGKSTQLPKILLEAGMGKHGKIACIQPRRIATTSIAKRIAYELKENLGQSVGYRIRFDDKSHPQTFIQVMTDGMLLSEIHHDHHLLEYDAVIVDEAHERSLNIDLLLGLLKKILVHRPHFKILIASATIDTERFSTFFHQAPILLAKGRHYVVEIRYQEPTHKEEDILEQALRALESIALESTSDDVLIFLPTEDFIKNFIELAKKASSKEKRTFLPLYARLSQSEQQLIFEHVEGRKVIVATNIAETSITLPNIRYVIDAGLARINQYSAQSRIQNLPIVPISQASANQRAGRCGRVSNGICIRLYSEEDFHSRAPHTEPEIKRANLAETILRMMAMHIKEPEAFEFIDQPQQRLFNEGFKTLFELQAIPSLKKSQRKLTPLGRAMSHLPLDPRLARMLIAADEEGALEEVTIIAAALSVMDLRSVPEDKREVAKAIHQTFHQSASDLLWYLQLYDKAIERKVISQNQLKRFCQEQYLHPMRVNEWLSLTEQIRNLMQERGYKPSAVGKERPWQGATKERFPIGYIAIHRAILTGYLSQIGVYQPAEEKQTYKKNQKDRPKKQAHYLDMRMQEFSLFPTSSLLSQGWQWVFATKMWRTSRLFAREVASIDPQWLEDLAKHLIQKRASLPVYSEKSQEVVCTETHYLYSYPIAQYPNRSYLAYNPEQATLLFVTQALTQPEMITTLLEEELFAFLRHNVALQESLATSQAKLRRETILLDKEAIVQFYLPKMKGIASVVALRKKLQQDLAWEASLYLKESDLAIDPDLLAELQAYPSQVIVEEQAIVMEYRFAPNQPTDGVTAILTPKQVAELTDMDALLWQPMGLFVEKITAMIKALPKPSRIKLHPTAQSVKTIHQSMPKNGNLFTQLQHFCQEAFHVQISKELWQEAYGKIEDRLKMHYAVRHTPNEEDDLARAEELGSLKKLSFSQAKAQDFAQLAKRWHQENLQTWPTHHPTIPPVIAVTNSAGEVYGQAYPALFYHDNTEQISLKLFEDRPSAENAHLAGIEALVLKLLKSELSALKKNFQLKERHPHLGYWASYKEANRLFENYTRMQYVRLGAIRTQQAFEALDSATARQALWQDVAQDFTAFTTSLELYHEAREKLSRAKSKGNSLPDLERLEQNLAFLAGKSAWLWMSQAKVRRLPQLLKIWHLRFDRALANLPKDREKALPFAPYHQKIHHYSTINPSHIQIELLKQLSHILYEVELKQLLPESKNLLFSKKELEEIAIML
- the guaD gene encoding guanine deaminase → MHTHYDFALRGRIFTFRANPFTVGDEASYHYYEDGVLLIKLDKIVDVGSYQDFELLEQKVIQFDKNYIIMPSFIDSHLHYPQWEAIGGFGEDLLQWLDKYAFKAEAKYHDINYAKAQAKQFLLNLIDNGITAAGVYCSSHPESVEALFEAADEANLHITAGQVWMDRHAPKSIIRPAKQSYDETLALIEKWHNHGNLRYALTPRFPITSSEEQLELAQALVKKYPDLTIQSHIDENSQEVAKTLELFPKAKSYADIFDQYNLLTPRTVLGHGNLLSEEEINLLADRKSSIAHCPSSNEFLGNTPLNLFGLQCQRPDLNISLASDIGAGTSLCPWHTMAAAYRASRSHRHALSPIKALYLHTLGGAESLSIDQITGKFAPGYQADIAIINTHATRALSQRMQTVENLDEEFFVLMTLGEASTIDRLYVSGVKLK
- the rsgA gene encoding ribosome small subunit-dependent GTPase A, with the protein product MKARLFYGRAGRFGVQLEGEEALRHVQIKGKRLQGVDEYNPLAPGDWVELDKDLLIIRRIERTNALQRFNWKQNKPQTFCANIDLVFCVLASKSPEFHVRFLDRLLIAAEEGGVEPVIVINKIDEGIEHLSEYLALYQNLGYTLVLASALHGDGLEQLRALAKDKLVGLWGASGVGKSTLLNALEPNIQQETAAVNRKWNRGNHTTNFATFLPKSNGGYWVDTPGMRDFTPFVPSQEELVLAMPEIQELAHHCPFSNCQHLDEQECAVKDGVEQGTIALTRYQSYVKVLEESTSYRKKW
- a CDS encoding bifunctional 5,10-methylenetetrahydrofolate dehydrogenase/5,10-methenyltetrahydrofolate cyclohydrolase, coding for MQLLYGAPVAQQIEDDIALLKDRHQLNDVAIGLTIVVVGRDPASALYVRNKTKASERLGIIAQVLELAEDISSKELETQIRRLNENPDVHGILLQAPLPKHLPFDQAISWIDPYKDVDGFHPLNVGKLISDQAVLKPCTPAGIMRMLNFYQIKTTTNILVIGRSSIVGTPLALMLSRPGIDSTVTLAHSKTTNLEPLVRQHTLIISAVGKPIIPKEWLSTDAVVIDVGTVPMTDAQGKRYWVGDVDPQAICKAKSPVPKGVGPITVAMLMYNTVQAYLLQQGLR